The following are encoded in a window of Candidatus Aminicenantes bacterium genomic DNA:
- a CDS encoding monovalent cation/H+ antiporter subunit D family protein: protein MDHSIIPMLAVLVSLLAVPLILFSSRRPNLRESWTLGAGVVKFALVMSLLPGALAGKSVGIALLELAPGIHLALKADPFGVFFAMISSGLWILTSIYSIGYVRGLDEHKQTRYYASFAVCLSATIGIAFSANLLTFILFYEILTIATYPLVIHKETPKAIRAGRKYLAYTLTAGLFLLAAAALTWQITGSLDFAAGGIFNGRPLAPSTARILFFLFLGGVGVKASIMPLHAWLPTAMAAPTPVSALLHAVAVVKSGVFGVIRVVGFVFGPALMKEFGLGRILMVFAGFTIITASLLALKQDNLKRRLAYSTVGHLSYIVLGAGMLTTAALTGAMLHIAFHATMKITMFFVAGAIYVNLHKENISELNGIGKVMPWSMGAFTVAAIGLSGLPPINGFISKWYLGMGSMQADTLIPLFFLVSSGLLNAAYFFPIAHRAFFRDPKGDELAGHGEASPFMVIPLCVTALLSLLFGIYPDLFFRFYRLASGVAAAILGGA from the coding sequence ATAGACCACTCCATTATCCCCATGCTGGCTGTGCTGGTCTCCCTGCTGGCCGTTCCCCTGATCCTGTTTTCATCCCGCCGGCCCAACCTGCGCGAATCCTGGACCCTGGGCGCCGGAGTGGTAAAGTTCGCGTTGGTCATGTCGCTACTTCCCGGAGCCCTGGCCGGCAAAAGCGTGGGCATCGCCTTACTGGAACTGGCCCCCGGAATTCACCTGGCGCTGAAAGCCGACCCCTTCGGCGTATTTTTTGCCATGATCTCTTCGGGATTGTGGATCCTTACCTCTATCTACTCCATCGGATATGTGCGCGGACTGGATGAACACAAGCAGACCCGTTATTACGCTTCGTTCGCCGTGTGCCTGTCCGCCACCATCGGCATCGCGTTTTCCGCCAATCTGCTGACCTTTATTCTCTTCTACGAAATCCTGACCATTGCGACCTATCCCCTGGTCATCCATAAAGAAACGCCCAAAGCCATCCGGGCGGGGCGCAAGTACCTGGCCTATACATTGACAGCCGGACTGTTCCTGCTCGCCGCCGCGGCCTTGACCTGGCAGATCACCGGCAGCCTCGATTTCGCCGCCGGAGGCATTTTCAATGGACGCCCACTGGCTCCATCCACGGCGCGCATACTCTTTTTCCTTTTCCTGGGCGGTGTGGGCGTCAAGGCCTCCATCATGCCCCTGCACGCCTGGCTGCCCACGGCCATGGCCGCGCCCACGCCGGTCAGTGCCCTGCTCCATGCCGTAGCCGTGGTTAAATCCGGGGTATTCGGTGTGATCCGGGTAGTGGGATTTGTGTTCGGGCCCGCCCTGATGAAAGAGTTCGGCCTGGGTCGAATCCTGATGGTGTTTGCCGGTTTCACCATTATCACCGCATCCCTGCTGGCATTAAAGCAGGACAACCTCAAGCGGCGACTGGCCTATTCCACCGTCGGCCATCTTTCTTATATCGTGCTGGGAGCCGGCATGCTCACCACCGCGGCACTGACCGGCGCCATGCTGCACATTGCCTTTCACGCCACCATGAAAATCACCATGTTCTTCGTGGCCGGAGCCATCTACGTTAATCTGCACAAGGAAAACATCAGTGAACTCAACGGCATCGGCAAGGTCATGCCCTGGAGCATGGGCGCCTTCACCGTGGCCGCCATCGGTTTGAGCGGATTGCCGCCCATCAACGGCTTTATCAGCAAGTGGTACCTGGGCATGGGATCCATGCAGGCGGACACCCTGATTCCTCTTTTCTTCCTGGTCTCGAGCGGGCTGTTGAACGCCGCCTATTTTTTTCCCATCGCGCACCGGGCCTTTTTCCGCGACCCCAAAGGAGATGAGCTGGCCGGACACGGCGAGGCTTCGCCCTTCATGGTGATCCCCCTTTGCGTGACCGCATTGCTGTCACTGCTTTTCGGTATCTACCCGGACCTCTTTTTCCGCTTCTACCGGCTGGCCTCAGGCGTGGCCGCCGCCATCCTGGGAGGTGCATGA
- a CDS encoding Na(+)/H(+) antiporter subunit D translates to MPTDWIVPPALIAIAGALLLPLVPRKLRSSLFVLACVLTLAQVWTLPDGATLTVQLMDYTLTPVKVDALSRLFGIIFAFIAAGGGIYAFHIRDAGQQTSALLYAAGALGVIFAGDLFTLFLFWELMAFTSVFLVWARRVPESRRAGFRYLIYHVLGGGLLFAGILMYIGGGGDMAVSRLSPGQGPAVWIMLLGVAVNAAIPPLHTWLSDAYPRATVTGAIFMSAFTTKSAVYVLIRMFPGWEILLWAGVVMTLYGIFFTVLANDIRGILAYHIISQVGYMVAAVGIGTEMALNGSAAHAVNNILYKALLFMCAGAVIHATGKHRLSDLGGLAKYMPHTLILYMVGAFSISGVPFFNGFISKSMVLSATGGAHHLTAMLLLNLAAVGTFLSVGIKLPWFIWFARKKPAAIEVRRPPLNMFLGMGMAAVMCVLYGVMPGLLYRLLPFPVHFEPFTTAHLAESVQMLLFTFVGFWVLRHRLAPHEGISLDMDWFYRRSKPFFRNVFVNAPAYLFERSDKAVQKFIAKVVEFGRNPMLKFTPPTRDKTYTPDRYRPPAGSLVAVTLAALCLIVILSLV, encoded by the coding sequence ATGCCGACTGACTGGATTGTGCCCCCCGCCCTGATCGCCATCGCCGGCGCCCTATTGTTGCCCCTGGTCCCCCGCAAACTGCGTTCATCCCTCTTCGTGCTCGCCTGCGTGCTGACACTGGCCCAGGTGTGGACCCTGCCCGATGGCGCCACCTTGACCGTTCAGCTGATGGACTACACCCTGACCCCGGTTAAAGTGGATGCCCTCAGCCGGCTTTTCGGCATTATCTTTGCCTTCATCGCCGCGGGCGGCGGCATCTACGCCTTCCACATCCGCGACGCCGGCCAACAGACATCGGCCTTGCTCTACGCGGCCGGCGCCCTGGGAGTCATATTTGCCGGCGACCTGTTCACCCTGTTCCTTTTCTGGGAACTCATGGCATTTACTTCGGTTTTCCTGGTGTGGGCCCGCCGCGTACCGGAATCCCGCCGCGCCGGTTTCCGCTACCTGATCTACCACGTACTGGGCGGCGGGCTGCTCTTTGCAGGCATCCTCATGTACATCGGCGGCGGCGGCGACATGGCCGTCTCCCGGCTTTCTCCCGGCCAGGGCCCGGCGGTTTGGATCATGCTGCTGGGCGTGGCGGTTAACGCCGCCATTCCTCCCCTGCACACCTGGCTCAGTGACGCCTACCCGCGGGCCACCGTAACCGGCGCAATATTCATGAGCGCGTTTACCACCAAATCAGCGGTCTACGTGCTCATCCGCATGTTCCCCGGCTGGGAAATCCTACTGTGGGCCGGGGTGGTCATGACCCTCTATGGTATTTTCTTCACCGTGCTGGCCAACGACATCCGCGGCATCCTTGCCTACCACATCATCAGCCAGGTGGGATACATGGTGGCCGCCGTGGGCATCGGCACGGAGATGGCACTGAATGGATCCGCGGCCCACGCAGTCAACAATATCCTCTACAAGGCGCTGCTTTTCATGTGCGCCGGGGCCGTGATCCATGCCACCGGCAAGCACCGCTTGTCGGACCTGGGCGGTTTGGCAAAGTACATGCCTCATACCCTGATCCTCTACATGGTGGGGGCTTTCTCCATCTCCGGCGTGCCATTCTTCAACGGCTTCATCAGCAAATCCATGGTGCTGTCCGCAACCGGCGGCGCCCACCATCTCACGGCCATGCTGCTGCTCAACCTGGCCGCGGTCGGTACCTTTCTTTCCGTCGGCATCAAGCTGCCCTGGTTTATCTGGTTCGCTCGCAAAAAACCGGCCGCGATCGAGGTGCGTCGCCCACCCCTGAACATGTTCCTGGGCATGGGTATGGCCGCGGTTATGTGCGTCCTTTACGGTGTCATGCCCGGATTGCTCTATCGCCTGCTGCCCTTCCCCGTGCATTTCGAACCCTTCACCACCGCCCACCTGGCCGAGTCGGTGCAGATGCTGCTCTTCACCTTTGTTGGTTTCTGGGTATTGCGCCACCGTTTGGCGCCCCACGAAGGCATCAGCCTGGACATGGACTGGTTTTACCGCCGCAGCAAGCCCTTTTTCCGCAATGTGTTCGTAAACGCCCCGGCATACCTGTTCGAACGCTCCGATAAAGCGGTTCAGAAATTCATCGCCAAGGTCGTGGAGTTCGGCCGCAACCCCATGTTGAAATTTACGCCGCCCACCCGGGATAAAACCTATACTCCCGACCGTTACCGCCCGCCCGCGGGCAGCCTGGTGGCCGTCACCCTGGCCGCCCTCTGCCTTATCGTCATCCTCTCATTGGTATAG